A window from Mesorhizobium sp. WSM2240 encodes these proteins:
- a CDS encoding hydantoinase B/oxoprolinase family protein, which yields MTSLDAITLSVIQAALQQTCDEMDLTFSRAAFSPVIAEANDRSDGIYSAEDGSLIAQGSQGLPVFVGVMQYSTKTIMEMIADGRCLPPEEGDIYIVNDPYLGGTHLMDVRFAMPVWRGGKIFCWLSNTGHWPDIGGSVPGGFSASATAVEQEGLRLPPVKLFKNKKLDPEIYAIICSNIRVADQRIGDIRAQAAALYVGQERLFAILDRYGDETVLAAISELRKRAAEQMRAHIAPIADGTYRSKAFVDSDGVVDQPLTIALSVEKRGDTLTFDFSESSPPCIGPMNSVLATTLSSVYLAMRHIFPDVPISAGAFEPLIVKRPEGTFLDAKYPRPVSGCAAEVSQRIAEAVFAAMVQALPDKVTAAPAGSSGNFALGGNDPARGRDYVMYQISGGGYGGNVAHDGLSNGCSTIGISKSPPVEIMEQAYPVLYRHYALREGSGGAGAHRGGFGLAYEVEILRGEARASFVMDHGRFGPQGACGGKDGAVNTVTVFRDGKPHVPKHLSKEQDIPLKAGDRVRVGTPGGGGYGDPFKRDPALVLRDVRLGYYTPEQAAEMFGVALSADGRIDHAATERLRSALK from the coding sequence ATGACCTCGCTCGACGCCATCACTCTTTCCGTCATCCAGGCTGCGCTCCAGCAAACCTGCGACGAGATGGACCTGACTTTCAGCCGAGCCGCGTTTTCGCCGGTCATCGCCGAAGCCAACGATCGCTCCGACGGTATCTATTCGGCAGAGGACGGCTCCCTGATCGCGCAGGGTTCGCAAGGGCTGCCGGTCTTCGTCGGGGTTATGCAATATTCGACGAAGACGATCATGGAGATGATCGCCGACGGCCGCTGCCTGCCTCCGGAAGAAGGCGACATCTATATCGTCAACGATCCCTATCTCGGCGGCACGCATCTGATGGATGTGCGCTTCGCCATGCCGGTCTGGCGCGGCGGCAAGATTTTTTGCTGGCTGTCCAATACCGGCCACTGGCCCGATATCGGCGGCTCGGTGCCGGGCGGGTTTTCGGCGTCGGCGACTGCCGTGGAGCAGGAGGGGCTGCGCCTGCCGCCGGTGAAGCTGTTCAAGAACAAAAAACTCGATCCGGAAATCTACGCGATCATTTGCTCCAACATCCGGGTCGCCGACCAGCGCATCGGCGACATACGAGCGCAAGCCGCTGCCCTCTATGTCGGGCAGGAAAGGCTCTTTGCCATACTGGATCGTTACGGTGACGAAACGGTGCTTGCAGCGATTTCGGAACTGCGCAAGCGCGCGGCCGAGCAGATGCGGGCGCATATCGCGCCGATCGCCGACGGTACCTACCGATCGAAGGCTTTCGTCGATTCCGACGGCGTGGTCGACCAGCCGCTGACCATCGCCCTGTCGGTGGAGAAGCGCGGCGACACGCTCACCTTCGACTTTTCCGAATCCAGCCCGCCCTGCATCGGCCCGATGAACAGCGTGCTCGCCACCACGCTATCCTCCGTCTATCTCGCCATGCGGCACATCTTCCCGGATGTGCCGATCAGCGCCGGTGCCTTCGAGCCGCTGATCGTCAAACGGCCGGAAGGCACCTTCCTCGACGCGAAATATCCGCGGCCTGTTTCGGGCTGTGCCGCGGAAGTGTCCCAACGCATCGCCGAGGCGGTGTTCGCGGCCATGGTCCAGGCGCTGCCCGACAAGGTCACCGCCGCGCCCGCTGGCTCCAGCGGCAATTTCGCACTCGGCGGCAACGACCCGGCGCGCGGCCGTGACTATGTCATGTACCAGATTTCCGGTGGCGGCTATGGCGGCAACGTCGCGCATGACGGCCTCTCCAACGGCTGCTCCACCATCGGCATTTCCAAATCGCCGCCGGTCGAGATCATGGAGCAGGCCTATCCCGTACTCTACCGCCACTATGCGCTGCGCGAAGGCTCAGGCGGAGCGGGGGCGCATCGCGGCGGCTTCGGCCTCGCCTACGAGGTCGAGATCCTGAGGGGCGAGGCGCGGGCATCCTTCGTCATGGATCACGGCCGCTTCGGCCCGCAGGGCGCATGCGGCGGCAAGGACGGCGCGGTCAACACGGTCACCGTCTTCCGCGACGGCAAACCGCATGTGCCGAAGCACCTGTCCAAGGAACAGGACATTCCGCTGAAGGCCGGCGACCGGGTCCGGGTCGGCACACCCGGCGGCGGCGGCTACGGCGATCCGTTCAAGCGCGATCCGGCGCTGGTGCTGCGCGATGTGAGGCTCGGGTACTATACGCCCGAACAGGCGGCGGAGATGTTCGGCGTGGCGCTGAGCGCCGACGGCCGGATCGACCACGCCGCGACCGAAAGGCTCCGCTCGGCGCTCAAGTAG